From the Armatimonas rosea genome, the window GCAAGACGCTCTAGCTCGACCTGGTAGCCAAGCTTTCCCCAGGATGGCCTGCCGTCGATAACCGTCCCATTACCCTGGATGAGTAGCGTGAGGTGTACCGGGTTCTCACTCTCCTCAGGCACATAGGCGTCCTTGTCCGCGGTGACCGTGATTCCGGCTCGACGCAGGTAGGCAATGGCGTCTGTGAAGAGCTTGTGCTTCCGTTGCGCGGCTCGCTTTTCTCGTGCCGTTTGCTCCTCCTGGCGCTTGCGTTGCTCGTCGGTCAGTGGGCTGGGAGCCATGCCGCCGCCACCAATCGCACCGCCAGATTGCTCTGGACCAGGCTCCGGGTGCGTGAGGAGCTCCTCGGGATTTTCGACCTTAAGGTGCGGCGGGGCAAGAGGCCCAAGGACGATCTTGAGCGAGGCGACACTGGCTCCTTGGAGCTCCCGCGTCGCCTCAGGTGCCGTGTTGTTTCCTGGCGCGGTGAAGTAGCGGTAGCCGACGAGCAACGCGAGGATCAACAAGACGGCGGCTACGAGAGCGACCTGTCGGGGTTTCAGCGCTTGGTTCATCGTACTTGCTCAGACTCCTACGAATCTACGTCCCTTCACTATTGAGGTGTTGTGGGATTGTCTTCTTTCCACGCCGTGACAAACGCCTCCAACGTTCGTCCCAGGAGCTCTGCTTGTTTCTTTTCGAGGCTGTCGGTCGGTGAGATGGGGGTAGCGCAATCGGAGATAGGGGCGAGCCGGGGTAAGAGACCGACTCGCAGGACTTGCGTGCGCTGGACATCGACATAGAACTCCCGATCCATTCGGAGGTGAGAGATCAGAACACCGGAATGTGGCTTTCGTGTGTCCACCTTGCCATCCCCGCTGATCTGGACGGTGAGGTAGAGCGGGCGATCGTCGGGGGTGAGGGGATGCGCAGGCTCCAGGCTCAGTGGCACCCCTGCCTGACGTAGGTAGGCAATGGCCTTCTCTTTAAATTGTGCGCTCCGTGCCGAGACAGCGTCGGCGTTGAGAAAAAAGGGGTCGATGACTGCTTGGATCGCGTGCTCGGGTGGGATCGGGGCCGGGCTGGGGCGGAGCTCATAGGCGAGACAGGGGAACTCTCCCTGGAGATCGACCTTGATATCCGCGACTGTGACCTTGTAGAGCGTGCCATGGGTCTGGGAGTCAGGGGAAAAGGCGGGGGCCTGGAAGTAACGGAGGACGAGGAAGGTGACCACCCCCATCAAGGTAATGAGGGCGATCACAAGCTGTTTTCTACTGAGGGATTGTTTCATAGCGGGCTCTCGTCTAGGGTTTTGCCGCGGCGGGGTTGTCTTCCTTCCAGCGGGTGATGATCGCGGAGATCGCACGGGTCAGGGCCTCGTCTTGCTTCTGCGCGAGGGTCTCGGGAGAGGTCACGCCTACGCTGCCGGTCATGTTTCCCGCGACATTGAGATGGACCGGGTTCGTGGCCGTGGTCGAGGTGAAAAGATCGCGCTTGAGCTCGACCTTGTAGCCGAGGACCCCCATGGTGGGCTGGTTCTCCACGACGGTTCCCGTGCCTTCCAGGGTGACGGTGACCGAGAGGGGGACATGCCCGACCGCGGCCTTTTGGGCGATGTCGTCCTGCGCGACGGGGATTCCGGCCCCGCGCAGGCTGTCGATAATCTTCTGGACCTTGGGAGCCACTTCCTTGGCGAAGCGCGCCGCCTCGATCTTGGCCGCCTCGCCCTTGGGAGCGAGCATGCTCCCCCCGCCGCCCTCACCACCCCCGCCGCGCCGCGGTGCTGCATCGGCGGAGACATGGGCGGGCGCAAGCTCGCCCAGCACCACCGCAATCTCCGTGACCGCGATATTGTGGAGCACCTTGTCCCGGGGATCGTCGGCGGTGAACGCGGGCGCGGTGAAGTAGCGGAAGAGCACAAAGCCCCCAACACCCAGAAGGAGACCAAGGGTGACAAGGAGCTGCGGGAGAGAGAGCTTTTTATTCATGGCAAGTTCCGTCCCTTATACCATAAAGCCTACCGTCCTTTGAGCTTACTACCGAGCAAGGGCGGCAGGGGAGTGGGAGGGGCGTTGTCCTTTTTCCAGCGTGCGATGATGCCTGAGACGATAAGCCGCTGCATCATGTCATGGACAGTATCGGGGTGGTCCTGCAGCAGGCGGTACGCATCAAGGGGGGCTCCCTCTACCAAGGAGTCTCGGACGCGGTTCAGGTCCGTGGGGAGCGTAAAGAAACCCAGCACGACCGTATCGGTGCGCTCCTGCGTCTTCCAGGGAGCTGTGCGAACCTGCCGGGTAATGGCGACAGCGTACCGGAGCTGAGGCAGGAACTGATAGCGCTTTTCACTCGGGTTCCAGTACCAGTGCGAGCTATCCTCAAGACGGTAGAGGCCGCGGAGCTTGATGGGAGCCCGGTTTGTACTCTCCGTTGTCGGGACTCCCGCTCGTTCTAGCTCTGCCATCAGCGACGGCTTGGGGCCAATGGTCTCTCGTGGAACGTCGTCTGGGGTGAAGCGGATCGCCGCTGCGAGCTTCCTGCCAGGCCGTGGGGCCGGACTGGGAGTGGGGGGAATATTGGGCGGGGGAGTGGGAGCTGCGTCCAGGCGCAAGCCCGGCTCGACCGTAAGCGCGGTGATCGCAGTATTTTGGAGAGGCGCAACAGTGAGCTGATCCTGTGGCTCGACCGGGGACATGAGCCAGAGGTACCCTCCCGCACTTGCACCAACGACGGCAACAAGGACGATCCACCCAAGCCACTTGCGAGAGAGTGTTTTCATAGGCGCACTATGCTATTCTTGGTTATTCTAGCCGAAAATCGCGCGCACGAGAATGACATCGTGGTAGGTGTGCTCAGCCAGCACAAAGGGGAGCCCGACTCCTGTCTCGGTGAAGCCTTGGCGGGCGTAGAAGCGCCCGGCGCGGAGGTTGCTGGGGTGGTGGCACAGCCAGAGGGTCGCGACCTCGTGGCGCAGGGCGTGGGCGATCACTGCTTCTAGGAGCTGCTGGGCCGCGCCGGTGCCGTGCCAGGAGGCGCGGAGGTAGAAGCGGTCGAGGAGGGCGGGCTGGGGAAGCGTGAGCGACGCCGGCGGCGCGGCACCGACCGAGAGGCGGGCGTAGCCGCCTAGCTCACCGGTCTCGCTCTCCAAGACGAGATAGGACACCGTGGGGCGCTCTAGATCGGCTTGGAGGGCTGTTGTGGTGAAGGTAGCGGCGGCGTAGGCGGCGCGGTCCGCATCGGGGACGAGCTCGCGCCAGGTGTGGAGAAAGGTCTCGGACGCCAGCGCGGCCAGTGCGCTGGCGTCGTTGCGTGTGGCGAGCCTACAGCTGGGCAAGGACCGCATCGGCCATCGCGATCGTCCCGACGGTCGCCTCGCCGCTCTGGGCGATATCCGGGGTGCGCAGGCCCGCTCCCAGCACGGCCTCGACCGCGGTCTCGATGCGCTTGGCCTCGGTCTCACGCCCAAAGCTGTAGCGCAGGAGCATCGCCACGGAGAGAATGGTCGCCAGCGGGTTGGCGATCCCCTTGCCCGCGATATCCGGCGCGGAGCCGTGGCAGGGCTCGTAGAGGCCGAAGGTGCCAGTCCCCAGGCTCGCCGACGGTAGCATTCCCAGCGAACCCGTCAGCATCGCGGCCTGGTCGGAGAGGATATCGCCAAAGAGGTTCTCAGTGACAATCACATCGAACTGCTTGGGCCAGCGCACGAGCTGCATGGCCGCGTTGTCTACAAGAAGATGGGAGAGTTGGACATCGGGGTACTCCTTTGCCACCTCCTCGACCGTCGCGCGCCACAGGACACTGGTCATCAGGACGTTCTGCTTATCGACCGAGCAAAGCTTCTTGCCGCGCTTCTGCGCCGCCTGGAAGCCCACGTGGGCGATCCGCACGATCTCGTCCTTGGTGTAGACACAGGTATCCACCGCGCGATTGCCGTCGTTCTCCTTGGGGAGCCCGAAGTACATCCCGCCGGTCAGCTCCCGCACCACCAGCACATCGAGGCCCCCTTCCAGCAGCTCGGGCTTGAGGCTGGAAGCGGCGGCGAGGGCGGGGTAGCAGATCGCGGGGCGCAGGTTGGCGTAGAGCCCCAGGTGCTTGCGTAGTGGCAGGAGGGCACCGCGCTCGGGGCGCAGGTTGGGGTCGGGGATGACGTCCCACTTGGGGCCGCCCACGGCTCCCAGCAGCACGGCATCGCTCGCCTTGCAGAGCTCCAGGGTCTCCGGGGGCAGCGGATGGCCGGTCGCGTCGTAGGCCGCGCCTCCGACCAGCGCCTCGGTCAGCTCGATATCGGGGGCGACCACGCGGAGGACACGGACGGCCTCCGCCACAATCTCAGGCCCGATTCCATCACCGGGCAGAACAGCAACTTTCGGCATAACGCGCCTATGGTACCACGGCACACCGCCCCCCGACCCCCGTCCAACGGGGGAGATCAAAGGAATCCGATTCCTCTTATTTCCCCCGCTTGCGGGGGGCAGGGGGCAGGCGGGGGGCAGGGGGCCTCTACACTCCCAGCACACCCCGGGCGTAGTCGGCGCTGAGCTTGGCGGAGGCGGCGGGGCTGCCGCCCTCGGCGACCCGGTCTTGTTCGGTGGTGATCCAGGTGGGGGAGAGGGTCTGCACCACCCGGTGGGCCTCGACTAGCTTCACTTGCCCGTTGCCGAGCTCGGTAAAGGTCAGGGGCTGGTGGGTCTCGGGGTCGAAGGTGCCGTCTTTGTAGTGCAGGTAGTCCGCGCGGTGGCCGTAGGTCTGGAGAAAGCTCACCAGGTCCTCGCCGCCGCAGGCGACCCAGAACAGATCAAAGCAGAAGTTGACGTAGCCGGGATCGGTCTGGTGCAGGAGAATCTCCATCCCGGTGCCGCCCTCCGGCAGGGCAAAGAGCTCCCAGTTGTGGTTGTGGTAGCAGAGGCGAATCCCCTCGCTCTCCAAGACCTCGCCCGCCGCGTTGAGGGTGCGCGCCGCGTCTTCGTAGCCCGCCGCATCCGGCCACTTCCCACCCGCCATCAGGTGCCGTGCCCCGACAATATTCATGTGGGCCGCAGTCTCGCGGACATGGTCGAGGTCGGTGAGGGCGCTGACTCCGGTGTGGTAGCCCGCACACGCCAAGCCCGCGTCGTCGAAAAGCTGCTTGTAATCGTAGGCCGCGATGCTCGTGGTGGGGTTGCCGACCTCTGCGCCGTCGTAGCCAGCCGCCTTGACATCGGCCAAGACACCGGGCAGGTCCTCGCCGCCGCGCTTGCCGAAGATAATAAGTTGAATGCCGAGCTGTGTCATAGCCCGGCATTTCGACGAGGGAAGTTAAGATTCCTTTATTTACCTCCCGGCTCGCACCGCTCGCCACCCTCCGGCTTCGCGAAGGGTTTAGGGCCAAAACGCGCCGCTGACCCCGTGACTCCTCCCCCTTCGCGGAGCCGGAGGGGGAAACGGCGCTGTCGCCGAGGGGGAGGCAGAGTATGGGGGGATCTTAGAACTTCACCCCAACCCGCAGGCCGGTGCCCTCAACCCCGTCGCCGGCGCGCAGGGAGCGGAAGTACGCCCCTTCGAGGATGATGTTGCCCGTTACCCGCAAGCCCGCGGTCACCCGCGCGAGGGGGCCGTTCTTGCGACCCGGATCGAAGGTCTGGTTGCCATAGGTGCTGTACCAGCCGATCCCGCCGCCGAGATTGAGGGTCGTGCCCTCGGTGCCGAGCTTGGCCTGCGACTGCACCCCGAGGCCGCCCGCCAGGAAGTTGCGCGACGACTGCCCGCCCGTGCTCGCCCAATCGACAAAGAGCGTCCGCCCCAGCCCGACACTCGGCGGCTCGGTGAGGCGGTGGGTCCAGGAGATACCACTGAGGGGGCCGTCGCCCAGGTAGCCCTTGATCTTGTCCGACGGATAGAACGCCTGGTAGGAGAGCTCCTCCCGGCCAAAGCCGCTGTTGAGCTGTGCCTGGGCCGCCGAGGCCGCGCCCAGAGCAAGAGTCGCTGTCAAGAAAATGCCTGTTCTGTTCATGGGGGGAAGTAACGTCGCCGGGGGGGCATTTGTGACAGCATACACAGACATCTTTGCGGCAGAGACGGCACGGATTGGGTTTAATAGGGATGTCCCTTTCCGCGAAACAGACACGAAGAAAGGCGAGAGGACAAGGAACGAATCTACCATGGACAAAGCTCTAGAATCGACAGACAAGGCATTAGCAGATAGAGACAAGGCTTTAGCAGACACGGACACAGCAGTCGCCGTGAAGGCAGCGCCCACGCGACGCAGTCCGGGGGCGACCAGTGCCCGCGTGGACCGCGAGCTAGCGCGCGCCGAGCAGGTGCTTGCCGCCGCGCAGCGCACGCCCTACAAGACCGCCCTTGCGGGGCAGGGAATCTCGGCGGCGTTTGTGGCGACCCTGGCCCAAGACACGGTGGCGTGTCGGGGCGATATCAGCGCCGCTGTGGACCATACCGCAGCCAAGAAGCAGGCCACCCAAGTCGAGGCCGCGGCAAAGACCGCCCTCCTGCGCCGGGTGCGCGGCCTGCAAGCCGCCGCACGGCAGAAGCTGGCCGTGACCAACCCGGCGGCGCTGGCGGTCTACGGGATCGGGGAGAAGCTGGAGCGCCTGCCCCGCGCGAGTCTGATCTCCCGTGTGGAGGCGATCCTGGCACGGCTCCCTGGCGATATCCTCCCTGGGGTCGATGATGGGGACATGGACGCGCTCCAGGAGGCTCTGGCAAGCTGGACCGCGGCCCATCAGGAGCAGAGTGTCCAGCAGAGCGGCTCGACCAACCGGCGTGGCACCCGTGACGCGCACCTCAAGAGCATCACCGAGCGCCGCCGCCAGATTCAGTTCGCCGCCGATGCGCTCTACCCCTACGACGACCCCGAGCACCAAGGCACCCGCGGCGAGTTCGATCTGCCTCTGGATCGCCCCTACACCGGGTAAAATCGGTATAACGAAATGCCCTTCGGACTCAAGGTTTTGCTGGACCGTTTCTCTTACCCGGAGGGTATTTTGCGGTTTTCCTGGATACCCC encodes:
- a CDS encoding sugar phosphate isomerase/epimerase family protein, with amino-acid sequence MTQLGIQLIIFGKRGGEDLPGVLADVKAAGYDGAEVGNPTTSIAAYDYKQLFDDAGLACAGYHTGVSALTDLDHVRETAAHMNIVGARHLMAGGKWPDAAGYEDAARTLNAAGEVLESEGIRLCYHNHNWELFALPEGGTGMEILLHQTDPGYVNFCFDLFWVACGGEDLVSFLQTYGHRADYLHYKDGTFDPETHQPLTFTELGNGQVKLVEAHRVVQTLSPTWITTEQDRVAEGGSPAASAKLSADYARGVLGV
- the leuB gene encoding 3-isopropylmalate dehydrogenase, which gives rise to MPKVAVLPGDGIGPEIVAEAVRVLRVVAPDIELTEALVGGAAYDATGHPLPPETLELCKASDAVLLGAVGGPKWDVIPDPNLRPERGALLPLRKHLGLYANLRPAICYPALAAASSLKPELLEGGLDVLVVRELTGGMYFGLPKENDGNRAVDTCVYTKDEIVRIAHVGFQAAQKRGKKLCSVDKQNVLMTSVLWRATVEEVAKEYPDVQLSHLLVDNAAMQLVRWPKQFDVIVTENLFGDILSDQAAMLTGSLGMLPSASLGTGTFGLYEPCHGSAPDIAGKGIANPLATILSVAMLLRYSFGRETEAKRIETAVEAVLGAGLRTPDIAQSGEATVGTIAMADAVLAQL
- a CDS encoding GNAT family N-acetyltransferase — encoded protein: MRSLPSCRLATRNDASALAALASETFLHTWRELVPDADRAAYAAATFTTTALQADLERPTVSYLVLESETGELGGYARLSVGAAPPASLTLPQPALLDRFYLRASWHGTGAAQQLLEAVIAHALRHEVATLWLCHHPSNLRAGRFYARQGFTETGVGLPFVLAEHTYHDVILVRAIFG